In Flavobacterium endoglycinae, one DNA window encodes the following:
- a CDS encoding glycoside hydrolase family 97 protein, with amino-acid sequence MNVKFSICLLLVSFFKLNAQSAVKSPDGKLEVSVSVNNGMPQYSVTYNEKTVIEKSPLGLKTNAGDFSTGLTLDANSIQNKIDESYELRNIKKSSVHYTANEAIFSFTKDGRPAVDVIFRVSNNNLAFKYKAYPQKETLSCVVQQEVSGFLMPKGTTTFLCPQSNPMTGFAKTAPSYETSYSLDDAVGKNGLGNGYTFPCLFKVNGGWVLISETGVDSGYCASRLIGHENGLYSIGFPMPGENNGNGTASPGIPLPGETPWRTITIGETLAPIVETTIPFDLVKPKYKASKEYQYTKGTWSWIIKMDDNTTFPVQKEYIDFSAAMGYETILVDALWDTQIGRDKIVDLAAYGAKKGVGLYLWYNSNGYWNDAPQGPRGLMDNAAIRRKEMAWMKSIGIKGIKVDFFGGDKQVTMKLYEDILTDANEFGIMVIFHGCTLPRGWERMYPNYASSEAVLASENLHFGQQSCDNEAINAATHTFIRNAVGSMDFGGSALNKFYNSDNIPNKGSKRMTSDVFALATSVLFQSGVQHFALAPNNLNDAADWAIKFMKEVPTVWDEVRFLEGYPGKYVVLARRKGAKWYIGGINAQKEPLELKLKLPMISEGTTLRYYQDDELLNGKITDIRYRSKSGAHIKIPCNGGVLLTN; translated from the coding sequence ATGAATGTAAAATTTAGCATATGTTTATTGCTTGTAAGTTTCTTTAAACTAAACGCCCAATCAGCGGTAAAAAGTCCGGACGGAAAACTTGAGGTGTCAGTTTCTGTAAACAACGGAATGCCTCAGTATAGTGTAACATACAATGAAAAAACGGTTATAGAAAAATCTCCATTAGGGTTAAAGACAAATGCGGGAGATTTCAGCACTGGATTAACTTTGGACGCAAATAGTATCCAAAATAAAATTGACGAATCCTATGAGCTGCGTAACATCAAAAAAAGCAGCGTTCATTATACGGCCAATGAAGCTATTTTTTCGTTCACAAAAGATGGAAGGCCTGCTGTTGATGTGATTTTTAGGGTGAGCAATAATAATTTGGCATTTAAGTACAAAGCATATCCGCAGAAAGAAACACTTTCCTGTGTGGTTCAGCAGGAAGTTTCGGGATTTTTGATGCCAAAAGGAACTACGACATTCCTATGTCCGCAAAGCAATCCGATGACAGGGTTTGCGAAAACAGCTCCAAGTTATGAAACCTCGTATTCGCTTGATGATGCCGTCGGAAAAAATGGCTTGGGAAATGGATACACCTTTCCATGTCTGTTTAAAGTAAACGGCGGATGGGTTTTGATTTCTGAAACTGGTGTAGACAGCGGTTATTGTGCCAGCCGATTAATAGGGCATGAGAATGGATTGTATTCCATTGGATTTCCGATGCCAGGAGAAAATAACGGAAACGGAACAGCTTCGCCAGGAATCCCGCTTCCGGGAGAAACGCCATGGCGAACTATTACCATTGGAGAAACATTGGCGCCTATTGTCGAAACTACTATTCCATTCGATTTGGTTAAACCAAAGTATAAAGCTTCTAAAGAATACCAGTACACAAAAGGGACTTGGAGCTGGATTATCAAAATGGATGATAACACCACTTTTCCTGTGCAGAAGGAGTACATTGATTTCAGCGCCGCGATGGGATATGAAACCATTCTAGTTGATGCGCTTTGGGATACGCAGATTGGACGCGATAAAATAGTAGATTTAGCGGCATACGGCGCTAAGAAAGGCGTTGGGCTTTATTTATGGTACAATTCAAACGGGTATTGGAATGATGCTCCGCAAGGTCCGAGAGGATTGATGGATAATGCGGCCATCAGAAGAAAAGAAATGGCTTGGATGAAAAGCATTGGAATTAAAGGCATTAAAGTTGATTTTTTTGGAGGTGACAAGCAGGTGACGATGAAACTGTATGAAGATATTCTGACGGATGCCAATGAATTTGGAATAATGGTTATTTTTCACGGCTGCACATTGCCTCGAGGCTGGGAGCGCATGTATCCGAATTACGCTTCCAGCGAAGCGGTTCTGGCAAGTGAGAATCTGCATTTCGGACAGCAGAGCTGTGATAATGAAGCTATAAATGCGGCAACGCATACGTTTATAAGAAATGCGGTGGGAAGCATGGATTTTGGCGGAAGCGCTTTAAACAAATTCTACAATAGCGATAACATTCCCAATAAAGGCTCAAAAAGAATGACTTCCGATGTATTTGCTTTAGCGACCTCTGTGCTTTTTCAGAGCGGCGTGCAGCATTTTGCTTTGGCGCCTAATAATTTAAATGATGCTGCAGACTGGGCTATAAAATTTATGAAAGAAGTGCCTACAGTTTGGGATGAAGTTCGTTTTTTAGAAGGATATCCAGGCAAATATGTTGTGCTGGCCAGAAGAAAAGGAGCAAAGTGGTATATCGGTGG
- a CDS encoding TIM-barrel domain-containing protein, with translation MKKNTIALGLSAGLLLASCAVKNYTKTDDGVLIGLKPTTENQLRTLRLQVLGNDLIHVAATAQEFQKDSSLIIVPNQQTVPFRIKQSKDSIKLSTKTLNVMVSAKDGGIKFKDKNGKILLAEKAGGGRTFLPIQADQTKGYTVRQIFESPQDEAFYGLGQHQSDEFNYKDKSEELFQYNTKVSVPFVVSNKNYGLLWDSYSLSRFGDSRPYEQLNQVFKLFGKNGEPGFLTGTYSTPEKKNAPLIREEKSIFFEDVKSIKNLPTELPLKNANVTYEGEIEAPQDGEYKFILYYSGYVKVYLDNQLVVAERWRTAWNPNSYKFSMNLKANKHTALRIEWRPDGSTSYCGLRVRTPQLAEEKNSQVWWSEMNKKIDYYFVHGNSMDSIIKGYRTLTGKSQIMPRWAMGYWQSRERYKTQDEILSNLKEFRTRQIPIDNIVLDWNYWEDDKWGSHKFDPARFPNPKAMTDSIHSMNAKMMISVWPKFYKTTEHFKEFDQKGWMYQQAIKDNVRDWVGPGYVGSFYDAYASGARKLFWKQIYENLYPIGVDAWWMDASEPNVLDCTDMEYRKKLQGPTALGPSTEYFNTYALMNAEAIYDGQRAVDSNKRVFLLTRSGFAGLQRYSTATWSGDIATRWEDLKAQISAGLNFAASGIPYWTMDIGGFCVEDRYVSAQQQYDKNGNENSDSKEWRELNTRWHQFGAFAPLYRSHGQFPYREPWNIAPEGHPAYESIVYYDRLRYRLMPYIYTMAGMTHFNDYTIMRPLIMDFQNDKNVVNISNQFMFGSAFMVCPVYQYEARKREVFLPAGTNWYDFYTGKQLLGGQTLQADAPYGRIPLFIPEGAIVPVGPEIQYTDQKPADNVVLYVYKGRDGSFTLYEDEGVNYNYEKGHYSAISFHYNQKNQTLTIGERKGDFKGMLKDRKFKIVVVDPSNPKAFLSDASGKEIDYNGALQFIKI, from the coding sequence ATGAAAAAAAATACAATAGCCTTAGGTCTTTCGGCTGGATTACTCTTGGCATCATGTGCTGTTAAAAATTACACCAAAACAGACGACGGTGTTTTAATAGGCCTAAAACCAACCACAGAAAACCAATTGCGCACACTGCGTCTTCAAGTTTTAGGCAATGATCTGATACATGTTGCTGCAACAGCCCAAGAATTTCAAAAAGATTCCAGTCTAATTATTGTTCCCAATCAGCAAACTGTTCCATTTCGCATTAAGCAATCAAAAGATTCCATTAAACTTTCAACCAAAACGCTGAATGTTATGGTTTCGGCAAAAGACGGCGGAATCAAATTTAAAGATAAAAACGGAAAAATTCTGTTGGCTGAAAAAGCAGGCGGCGGCAGAACTTTTCTTCCTATACAAGCCGATCAGACAAAAGGCTATACCGTACGCCAAATATTTGAGTCACCTCAAGACGAAGCTTTTTACGGACTAGGACAGCATCAGTCGGATGAATTTAATTATAAAGATAAAAGCGAAGAACTTTTCCAATACAATACCAAAGTATCTGTACCATTTGTCGTATCAAATAAAAATTACGGGCTTTTGTGGGACAGCTATTCTTTAAGCCGATTTGGAGACAGCCGTCCTTATGAGCAATTAAATCAGGTTTTCAAATTATTTGGAAAAAATGGCGAACCAGGTTTCTTAACGGGAACTTACAGCACACCAGAGAAGAAAAATGCACCACTGATTCGCGAAGAAAAATCCATTTTTTTTGAGGATGTAAAAAGCATCAAAAACCTGCCAACAGAACTTCCTTTAAAAAATGCCAATGTTACTTATGAAGGCGAAATTGAAGCTCCACAGGACGGAGAATATAAATTTATACTGTATTATTCTGGTTATGTAAAAGTCTATTTAGACAATCAATTAGTGGTTGCAGAGCGATGGAGAACCGCTTGGAATCCGAATAGCTACAAATTCTCTATGAATCTGAAAGCGAACAAACACACTGCTTTAAGGATAGAATGGAGACCAGACGGCTCAACCTCTTATTGCGGATTAAGAGTGCGAACGCCACAACTGGCTGAGGAAAAAAACAGCCAAGTCTGGTGGAGCGAAATGAACAAAAAAATTGATTATTATTTTGTTCATGGCAATTCTATGGATAGCATAATTAAAGGATACCGAACCTTGACAGGAAAATCTCAAATTATGCCCCGCTGGGCAATGGGTTATTGGCAGAGCCGCGAACGATACAAAACCCAAGATGAAATACTAAGCAATTTAAAAGAATTTAGAACACGCCAGATTCCAATTGATAATATCGTATTGGACTGGAATTATTGGGAAGATGATAAATGGGGAAGCCACAAGTTTGATCCTGCACGCTTTCCTAATCCAAAGGCTATGACCGACTCGATTCATTCGATGAATGCCAAAATGATGATTTCGGTATGGCCTAAATTTTACAAAACTACAGAGCACTTTAAAGAATTCGACCAAAAAGGATGGATGTATCAGCAAGCCATTAAAGACAATGTTCGTGACTGGGTTGGCCCTGGTTATGTAGGATCATTCTATGATGCCTATGCAAGCGGTGCCCGTAAACTATTTTGGAAACAGATCTACGAAAATCTATATCCTATAGGTGTCGATGCCTGGTGGATGGATGCCAGCGAACCTAATGTATTAGACTGTACAGATATGGAGTATCGTAAAAAATTGCAAGGACCAACCGCTTTAGGACCTTCAACCGAATATTTCAACACTTATGCTTTAATGAATGCAGAAGCAATCTACGATGGACAAAGAGCCGTAGATTCTAATAAACGTGTGTTTCTTTTAACAAGATCAGGCTTTGCAGGATTGCAGCGTTATTCAACAGCAACATGGAGTGGCGATATTGCGACAAGATGGGAAGATTTGAAAGCGCAGATTTCGGCAGGTCTTAACTTTGCCGCAAGCGGTATTCCGTACTGGACGATGGATATTGGAGGATTTTGTGTTGAAGACCGTTATGTGAGCGCACAGCAGCAATACGACAAAAATGGAAATGAAAACTCTGACAGCAAAGAATGGCGTGAATTAAATACACGTTGGCATCAGTTTGGGGCTTTTGCTCCGCTATACCGATCTCACGGACAATTTCCTTATCGCGAACCTTGGAACATTGCTCCCGAAGGCCATCCAGCGTACGAATCTATTGTATATTACGACCGTCTCCGCTACAGATTAATGCCATATATCTACACGATGGCTGGGATGACGCATTTTAATGACTACACCATTATGCGTCCGTTGATAATGGACTTTCAAAACGATAAAAATGTCGTTAACATCAGCAACCAATTCATGTTCGGATCTGCTTTTATGGTGTGCCCTGTTTACCAATATGAAGCGCGAAAAAGAGAAGTGTTCCTTCCTGCTGGCACAAACTGGTATGATTTTTATACAGGAAAGCAGCTCTTAGGCGGACAGACTTTACAGGCAGATGCACCTTATGGACGTATTCCGCTCTTTATTCCTGAAGGCGCTATAGTTCCTGTTGGTCCAGAAATCCAATACACCGATCAGAAACCTGCTGATAATGTAGTGCTATATGTTTATAAAGGCCGAGATGGCAGTTTTACTTTGTATGAAGATGAAGGTGTTAACTACAACTATGAAAAAGGCCATTACAGTGCAATAAGCTTCCATTACAATCAAAAAAATCAGACCTTAACCATTGGCGAGCGCAAAGGAGATTTTAAAGGCATGCTAAAAGACCGAAAATTTAAAATCGTTGTTGTTGATCCTTCCAATCCGAAAGCATTTCTTTCTGATGCTTCTGGAAAAGAAATCGATTATAACGGAGCGCTTCAATTCATAAAAATTTAA
- a CDS encoding beta-galactosidase yields MKLKKYIICLLLLASAGVMAQKSPVFFPKENLMAMGIYYYPEHWNKKDWERDISNISKTGFEFIHIAEFAWIDMEPEEGLYKFEWLDEVIDLAGKYKLKVILGTPTAISPVWMGIKYPEIYLMDSHYQRAEHGTRAQQSLSNPVWRNFSKNIISKLAARYGHNPNVIGWQLDNEPEAKEDYSPSSQDAFRKWLENKYRTISALNTAWGASFWSQTYSSFDQVKIPNADHVGWWGINPHALLDFKRYTADTQADFLDFQADIIRPLIAKNQFVTTNYTATTPSADPRRTKKLDFNSFTSYPNKGVANIGDKGFRLGDPQELSFALSFFKTRDNISGIMELQPGFVNWGNVNPLLQPGVVRIWLYHCMAEGMSFACSYRYRQINYGAEQYHSGITKLDGTTLSQGGKDYQQTMQEMKLLRKAYNPKVEMPKEIKARRTALLWNYDNSWSMGRQAQTSQWNTLSFFQKYLEIVKSYGAPAEIIYENEPLDSYAVVVAPAYEIADEKLIAKWAEYVKQGGHLILTVRTAVKDKNGHLFQAGWGAPIYPLIDAKIEDFDHLLPYAKGTIQGFGKEYYWNNWADLVKANKPENVLAKYTNQFYAGTAAVVTNKIGKGTVTYIGTDTYDGQLEKEVLQQVYNQAGITVEHYPKGVYVSWRDGFWIAVNYSSEDYQIEKISNTANILIGGKTVPPGGVTVWQQ; encoded by the coding sequence ATGAAACTAAAAAAATATATCATTTGTTTATTACTGCTGGCTTCAGCAGGCGTAATGGCTCAGAAATCTCCTGTTTTCTTTCCTAAAGAAAATCTGATGGCAATGGGGATTTATTACTATCCAGAACACTGGAATAAAAAAGATTGGGAAAGAGACATCAGCAATATTTCTAAGACTGGTTTTGAGTTTATTCACATAGCAGAATTTGCATGGATAGACATGGAACCCGAAGAAGGACTTTACAAATTTGAATGGCTTGATGAAGTGATCGATTTGGCTGGAAAATACAAATTGAAAGTTATTTTAGGCACACCTACAGCAATTTCACCCGTTTGGATGGGCATTAAATATCCTGAAATCTATCTGATGGACAGCCATTATCAAAGGGCTGAACACGGAACAAGAGCACAGCAGTCTTTGAGCAATCCCGTATGGAGAAATTTTTCTAAAAACATCATTAGCAAATTGGCAGCGCGCTACGGCCATAATCCAAATGTAATTGGATGGCAGCTCGACAACGAGCCAGAAGCCAAAGAAGATTACAGCCCTTCTTCACAAGACGCTTTCCGCAAATGGCTAGAGAATAAATACCGCACCATAAGCGCTTTAAATACGGCATGGGGAGCCTCTTTCTGGAGTCAGACCTACAGCAGTTTTGACCAAGTTAAAATTCCAAATGCAGATCATGTTGGGTGGTGGGGAATCAATCCGCATGCCTTGCTGGACTTCAAACGATATACTGCCGATACGCAGGCCGATTTTTTAGATTTTCAGGCAGACATTATCAGACCTTTAATTGCTAAAAATCAGTTTGTAACAACAAATTATACCGCTACTACTCCATCAGCAGATCCTAGAAGAACAAAAAAACTCGATTTTAACTCTTTTACCAGCTATCCTAACAAAGGAGTTGCTAATATTGGAGACAAAGGATTTCGCCTTGGCGATCCTCAAGAACTTTCTTTTGCCTTGAGCTTCTTTAAAACCAGAGATAATATTTCAGGAATTATGGAACTTCAGCCTGGTTTTGTCAATTGGGGAAATGTTAATCCTTTGCTGCAGCCTGGCGTAGTGCGTATTTGGCTTTATCATTGTATGGCCGAAGGCATGTCTTTTGCCTGTTCTTATCGTTACCGTCAAATCAATTACGGTGCAGAGCAGTACCACAGCGGCATTACAAAACTTGATGGAACTACCTTATCTCAAGGAGGAAAAGATTACCAGCAGACGATGCAGGAAATGAAATTATTAAGAAAAGCTTATAATCCGAAGGTAGAAATGCCTAAAGAAATTAAGGCTCGAAGAACTGCTTTATTATGGAATTATGACAATTCCTGGAGCATGGGCCGTCAAGCGCAAACAAGCCAATGGAATACGCTATCTTTTTTTCAAAAATATCTTGAAATCGTAAAATCATACGGAGCTCCCGCAGAAATAATTTATGAAAACGAACCATTAGATTCTTATGCGGTTGTGGTTGCTCCTGCTTACGAAATAGCCGATGAGAAACTTATTGCCAAATGGGCAGAATATGTAAAACAAGGCGGGCATTTAATTCTAACCGTGCGTACGGCTGTTAAAGACAAAAACGGCCATTTATTCCAAGCAGGATGGGGTGCTCCTATTTATCCTTTAATCGATGCCAAAATTGAAGACTTTGACCATCTTTTGCCTTATGCAAAAGGAACTATCCAAGGTTTCGGAAAAGAGTATTACTGGAACAACTGGGCAGATTTAGTAAAAGCCAATAAACCTGAAAATGTCCTTGCTAAGTACACCAACCAATTTTATGCAGGCACGGCAGCTGTGGTGACCAACAAAATAGGAAAAGGAACCGTTACTTATATTGGCACCGATACATACGATGGCCAACTTGAAAAAGAAGTCCTGCAGCAGGTGTATAATCAGGCTGGGATCACTGTTGAGCATTATCCTAAAGGAGTTTACGTTAGCTGGCGCGACGGATTCTGGATCGCAGTCAATTATTCTTCAGAAGATTACCAGATCGAAAAAATATCCAACACTGCAAATATTTTAATTGGCGGTAAAACTGTACCGCCAGGAGGCGTAACCGTTTGGCAGCAATAA
- a CDS encoding sialate O-acetylesterase: MKKNLIALLFALSLCANANVKMPLLFSDGMVLQRNKPISVWGWANSGEKIEVTFNKQTQKTKADKNGKWLLYLKPEKAGGPFKMTIKGNNSITIENVLVGEVWVCSGQSNMEWPVAQARNADYEINQADNPWIRQFLVDKDLNSAPKEELKAGIWKESSKKNTGAFTAVGYFFAKKIYNELKIPIGIINSSWGGTCVETWTSRDAFEKSPEFSSMIAELPKIPMDSLLKNKLATLKVQIENLQGSKITSNSESQYKTTNFDDSSWPEMHVPQLWNQQLGSLDGTVWMRKSFMISKEDAGKEALLELGKIDDEDLSYVNGIEVGKNTQWDKKRIYKVPAGTLKEGLNTIAVRVTDYSGGGGIFGDEADLKLTAGSTIVPLAGKWKFQVTEIRTDLSPNSYPSLLYNAMINPLIPYAIQGVLWYQGEANATRAEQYKKAFPSLINDWRNKWHQGDFPFFFVQLSSFNEFGGNSKTGSYWAELREAQNFTLQTVANTGMCVTADIGDPKDIHPKNKQDVGYRLAAIALNKVYEKGNVFSGPAYKSMETKGNQILLTFDNAESGLLVHDRYQYVKGFEIAGSDHVFHYAKAQIKGSQLLVWNDQVQNPEAVRYGWADDASDCNLHNAENFPAVPFRTDDWNSITKGIKYNFEK, from the coding sequence ATGAAAAAAAATCTAATCGCTTTGCTTTTTGCCTTGAGTTTGTGTGCAAATGCAAATGTAAAAATGCCATTGCTTTTTAGCGACGGAATGGTCTTACAGCGCAACAAACCCATTTCTGTTTGGGGCTGGGCCAATTCTGGAGAAAAAATTGAAGTCACTTTTAATAAACAAACCCAGAAAACTAAAGCAGACAAAAACGGAAAATGGCTTTTGTACCTGAAACCTGAAAAAGCTGGCGGTCCTTTTAAAATGACCATTAAAGGAAACAACAGCATTACCATTGAAAATGTGCTAGTGGGAGAAGTCTGGGTATGCAGCGGACAGTCAAATATGGAATGGCCAGTTGCTCAGGCACGAAATGCTGATTATGAAATCAATCAGGCAGATAATCCTTGGATACGTCAATTTTTAGTAGACAAAGATTTAAACTCGGCACCTAAAGAAGAGCTCAAAGCAGGAATTTGGAAAGAAAGCAGCAAAAAAAATACAGGAGCTTTTACAGCCGTGGGCTATTTTTTTGCCAAAAAAATATACAATGAATTAAAAATCCCAATCGGAATAATAAACTCCTCTTGGGGAGGCACCTGCGTGGAAACATGGACCAGCAGAGATGCTTTTGAAAAAAGTCCAGAATTCAGCAGTATGATTGCCGAACTACCGAAAATCCCAATGGATTCATTGCTGAAAAATAAACTGGCTACACTAAAAGTACAGATTGAAAACCTTCAAGGATCTAAAATCACTTCAAACTCAGAAAGTCAATACAAAACAACAAACTTTGACGATAGTTCGTGGCCAGAAATGCACGTGCCACAATTGTGGAACCAGCAATTGGGCAGTTTAGACGGCACAGTCTGGATGCGCAAATCTTTTATGATTTCAAAAGAAGATGCTGGTAAAGAGGCTTTATTGGAGCTGGGCAAAATAGACGATGAAGATCTTTCTTATGTAAATGGAATTGAAGTGGGAAAGAATACCCAATGGGACAAAAAAAGAATATATAAAGTACCTGCAGGAACGCTTAAAGAAGGTCTTAACACTATTGCCGTACGAGTAACGGATTACAGCGGAGGAGGCGGAATTTTTGGTGATGAGGCTGACTTAAAATTAACTGCAGGCAGTACCATTGTACCACTTGCAGGAAAATGGAAGTTTCAGGTTACAGAAATCAGAACAGACTTGTCTCCAAACAGCTATCCTTCCCTTCTTTACAATGCCATGATCAATCCTTTGATTCCGTATGCTATTCAAGGAGTTTTATGGTATCAGGGAGAGGCAAATGCTACACGCGCCGAACAATATAAAAAAGCTTTTCCGTCATTGATTAACGATTGGAGAAACAAATGGCATCAAGGAGATTTTCCTTTCTTTTTTGTCCAATTGTCTTCTTTTAATGAGTTTGGAGGAAACAGCAAAACTGGCAGCTATTGGGCAGAGTTAAGAGAGGCTCAGAATTTCACCCTTCAAACTGTTGCCAATACTGGTATGTGTGTTACAGCCGATATTGGAGATCCGAAGGATATTCATCCAAAAAACAAACAAGACGTAGGATACAGACTGGCTGCCATTGCCTTGAATAAAGTATATGAAAAAGGAAATGTTTTCAGCGGACCAGCATACAAATCTATGGAAACAAAAGGCAATCAGATTCTCTTAACATTTGACAATGCCGAAAGCGGTTTACTGGTTCATGATAGATACCAATACGTAAAAGGATTTGAAATTGCAGGATCAGATCATGTTTTTCATTATGCCAAAGCTCAAATAAAAGGCAGTCAGCTTTTGGTATGGAACGATCAGGTTCAAAATCCAGAAGCAGTTCGCTACGGTTGGGCCGACGATGCCAGCGACTGTAATCTGCACAATGCTGAAAATTTCCCTGCTGTTCCTTTTCGAACAGACGACTGGAATAGCATCACAAAAGGCATTAAATACAACTTTGAAAAATAA